The following are from one region of the Desulfuromonas sp. TF genome:
- a CDS encoding dihydroorotate dehydrogenase → MERKRPNLAVEIAGIKLKNPVMPASGTFGYGEEFAPYLDLERIGAIVTKGLSLKPKAGNPTPRIAETSGGMLNAIGLQNVGVDAFIETKIPFLRKVKTPTIVNFFGNTLEEYGEVARRLSDLPEVAGVELNISCPNVKQGGIVFGTDPCAAADVVSLVRKHLRKPLIVKLTPNVTDITVTARAVEEAGADAISCINTLTGMAVDVRSRRPRLANGTGGLSGPAIRPIAVRLVHQVVQTVRIPVIGVGGIGCAEDALEFLVVGATAVQVGTANFIDPTVMLSVIGGIEKFCIEEGIGDIREIIGSLEL, encoded by the coding sequence ATGGAGAGAAAACGCCCGAATCTGGCGGTCGAGATCGCCGGCATCAAATTGAAGAACCCGGTCATGCCCGCCTCGGGCACTTTCGGGTATGGAGAAGAATTCGCTCCCTACCTCGATTTGGAAAGAATCGGGGCGATCGTCACCAAGGGGTTGTCCCTGAAGCCGAAGGCCGGCAATCCTACCCCCCGGATCGCCGAAACCAGCGGAGGCATGCTTAACGCCATCGGCCTGCAGAATGTCGGAGTGGACGCCTTCATCGAAACCAAGATCCCCTTCCTGCGGAAGGTCAAGACCCCGACCATCGTCAATTTCTTCGGCAACACTCTGGAGGAATACGGCGAGGTGGCCCGGCGTCTTTCCGATCTTCCCGAGGTCGCCGGCGTCGAACTCAATATTTCCTGCCCCAATGTCAAACAGGGGGGAATCGTCTTCGGCACGGACCCGTGTGCCGCGGCCGACGTGGTCTCGCTGGTTCGCAAGCATCTCCGCAAGCCCCTGATCGTCAAGCTTACTCCCAACGTCACCGACATCACCGTCACCGCGCGGGCGGTGGAGGAGGCGGGGGCCGATGCCATCAGCTGCATCAACACCCTGACCGGTATGGCGGTCGATGTCCGATCCCGCCGCCCCCGTCTCGCCAACGGCACGGGAGGGCTCTCGGGTCCCGCCATCCGTCCGATCGCGGTGCGCCTGGTCCACCAGGTGGTGCAGACCGTCAGGATCCCTGTCATCGGAGTGGGGGGGATCGGGTGTGCCGAGGACGCCCTGGAGTTTCTCGTGGTCGGCGCCACGGCCGTGCAGGTGGGGACCGCCAATTTCATCGATCCGACGGTGATGCTCTCCGTCATCGGAGGGATCGAGAAATTCTGCATCGAGGAGGGGATAGGCGATATCCGTGAGATTATCGGCAGCCTCGAGCTTTAG
- the rimI gene encoding ribosomal protein S18-alanine N-acetyltransferase yields the protein MTEDHVIRPMQPSDLARVVEIENLCYPNPWSAELFKRELDNPLAAVDLLWLEGEIAGYLCSWLVSGELNILNVAVVPAFRRRGAAAALLRHVIGKSRRQGLERSFLEVRVGNAGAIELYTSFGFKPVSIRKRYYPDGEDAVMMELDHVGDEA from the coding sequence ATGACTGAAGATCACGTCATTAGGCCGATGCAGCCATCCGATCTCGCCCGGGTGGTGGAAATCGAGAACCTCTGTTATCCCAATCCCTGGTCGGCCGAACTTTTTAAACGGGAACTGGACAATCCCCTGGCTGCCGTCGACCTTTTATGGTTGGAAGGGGAGATTGCGGGTTATCTCTGCTCATGGCTGGTGAGCGGCGAGCTGAATATCCTCAACGTGGCTGTCGTTCCAGCCTTTCGCCGCCGGGGAGCGGCCGCCGCCCTGCTGCGCCACGTCATCGGAAAAAGCCGCCGCCAAGGCCTTGAACGCTCTTTTCTGGAGGTTCGGGTCGGCAATGCAGGAGCGATTGAGCTTTATACCTCCTTCGGTTTCAAGCCGGTATCTATTCGGAAACGTTATTATCCGGACGGGGAAGACGCAGTGATGATGGAGTTGGACCACGTGGGGGATGAGGCGTGA
- a CDS encoding ScpA family protein has product MSYEIRVENFEGPLDLLLHLIRKNEMDIYDIPMATITAQYLVTLDAMKNLNLDVAGEFLLMASTLIHIKSRLLLPPSEEDVPDEEEEDPRAELVRRLLEYQKYKEAAAAFDALSLLGRDVFARKFTAAELVEGEEDEFEAIGLYELMEAFRDLLKTAPPETFHDVDVERLSVTDRVNAILELLSDQESLAFTDLFTGCPDRHEVVVTFLAMLELVKLRMLRLMQNRRFGMIRLYLSVDAGTLSTIDLEEDSLGYG; this is encoded by the coding sequence ATGTCCTACGAAATAAGGGTCGAAAATTTCGAGGGGCCGCTCGATCTTCTTCTCCATCTCATCAGGAAAAACGAGATGGATATCTACGATATCCCCATGGCGACGATCACCGCTCAATATCTGGTCACCCTCGATGCCATGAAAAACCTCAATCTCGATGTGGCCGGAGAATTTCTGCTCATGGCCTCTACTCTCATCCATATCAAGTCCCGCCTGCTTCTGCCGCCGTCGGAAGAGGACGTTCCCGATGAGGAGGAGGAAGACCCCCGGGCCGAACTTGTGCGGCGCCTTCTCGAATACCAGAAATACAAAGAGGCCGCCGCGGCTTTCGACGCTCTTTCCCTCCTGGGCAGGGATGTTTTCGCCCGAAAATTTACGGCTGCGGAACTGGTGGAAGGAGAGGAGGACGAATTTGAGGCGATTGGTCTCTATGAGTTGATGGAAGCTTTTCGTGATCTTCTCAAGACTGCTCCCCCTGAAACGTTTCATGATGTGGATGTGGAACGGCTATCCGTGACCGATCGGGTGAATGCCATTCTGGAACTCCTTTCCGACCAGGAAAGTCTTGCTTTCACCGATCTTTTTACTGGGTGTCCCGACCGGCACGAGGTCGTAGTGACTTTTCTGGCCATGCTCGAGCTGGTGAAGCTGCGGATGTTGCGGCTGATGCAGAACCGCCGTTTCGGAATGATCCGTCTCTATCTCTCTGTGGATGCGGGGACGCTTTCGACCATCGATCTGGAAGAGGATTCTCTTGGATACGGCTGA
- the purM gene encoding phosphoribosylformylglycinamidine cyclo-ligase has product MGEDSKVTYKDAGVDIDAGNRFVQMIKPLVKATSRPEVLTDIGGFGGLFSLHADKYERPTLVASTDGVGTKLKLAFAMDKHDTVGIDLVAMCVNDIVVQGAEPLFFLDYLATGELSPEKAAEIVKGISAGCVQAGCALIGGETAEMPGMYGEGEYDLAGFTVGVVDNSRIIDGSSITVGDRLIGIGSSGLHSNGFSLARKVFFERMQLTVETVLPELGKSLGEELLTPTKIYVKSILNLLRDFRIKGMAHITGGGILENVPRVLPRHCKAVVKKNSWPKPVIFEALRKGGNIDELEMYRTFNYGIGMVLVVSDEETEDVMVRLSGLKEEAFLIGEIAKCGKDEEQVQLI; this is encoded by the coding sequence TTGGGCGAGGACAGTAAAGTTACCTACAAGGATGCCGGCGTCGACATCGATGCCGGCAATCGTTTTGTTCAGATGATCAAGCCGCTGGTCAAGGCCACTTCGCGACCGGAGGTCCTCACGGATATCGGCGGCTTTGGGGGACTTTTTTCCCTGCACGCCGACAAGTATGAAAGGCCGACCCTGGTTGCCTCGACGGACGGCGTCGGCACCAAGCTCAAGCTCGCCTTTGCCATGGACAAGCACGATACCGTGGGAATCGACCTGGTGGCCATGTGCGTCAACGACATTGTCGTCCAGGGGGCCGAACCCTTGTTTTTTCTCGACTATCTGGCCACCGGCGAACTTTCCCCTGAAAAAGCGGCCGAGATCGTCAAGGGCATCTCCGCCGGCTGCGTGCAGGCCGGATGCGCCCTGATCGGGGGAGAGACCGCCGAGATGCCGGGAATGTACGGCGAAGGGGAGTATGACCTGGCCGGCTTCACTGTGGGGGTGGTGGACAACAGTCGAATCATCGACGGCTCTTCCATCACGGTGGGCGACCGGCTGATCGGGATCGGCTCCAGCGGCCTCCATTCCAACGGTTTTTCCCTGGCCCGAAAGGTTTTCTTCGAACGCATGCAGCTGACAGTGGAGACCGTTCTGCCGGAGTTGGGGAAATCCCTCGGAGAAGAGCTCCTCACCCCCACGAAAATCTATGTCAAATCCATCCTCAATCTGTTGCGGGATTTCCGCATCAAGGGGATGGCCCACATCACCGGAGGCGGCATCCTGGAAAATGTTCCCAGGGTTCTGCCCCGCCATTGCAAGGCCGTCGTAAAAAAGAACAGCTGGCCCAAGCCGGTGATCTTCGAGGCTCTCCGCAAAGGAGGGAACATCGATGAGCTGGAGATGTACCGCACCTTCAATTACGGTATCGGAATGGTGCTGGTCGTTTCCGACGAGGAAACAGAGGATGTCATGGTGCGTCTGTCAGGCCTCAAGGAAGAGGCTTTCCTCATCGGTGAAATAGCCAAATGCGGCAAAGATGAAGAACAGGTCCAATTGATTTGA
- a CDS encoding CBS domain-containing protein: MDVITTHVNADFDCLGAMIAARKLYPRAELVFAGSQEKSLREFFVRSAVYAYDFKRIRDIDLAAVTRLILVDVRQSERIGPFGEVARREGVEVHIYDHHPAGQADIQGDLETIEPVGSTVTVLTHIFMERGIVPNPEEATMMMLGLYEDTGGLLFNSTTLRDFQAAAYLFTHGANLNTVADFLTQELTADQVTLLHKLIESRTVLNVRGIDISIAHASVDHFVGDLAVLAHKLKDMENLDALLVVVRMADRIFLVGRSRIPEVHVGEILGEFGGGGHAFAASGTVRDLTLVQLLDRLPEVLNRHVNPRWEARHLMSYPVKSVGKEATLNEVRKILTRYNINAMPVMDKERVVGIITRQLVDKAVHHGLAEVPVSEYMTGDFSPVTPSTPVADLQELIVERNQRFVPVIKNGSMIGAVTRTDLLRHMAAGGRSDDRGISISGGAALTVKKREAARLMREQLPSRIFHILEELGDVGDALGQHIYAVGGFVRDLLLRKENLDVDIVVEGDGIAFAVEYARLHECRVRTHKKFGTAVIIFPDGFKIDVASTRTEYYLEPGALPTVEHASIKLDLYRRDFTINTLAMALNRHHFGRLLDFYGAQRDLKEKAIRVLHNLSFVEDPTRMFRAVRFEQRLDFHLGKHTEHLLRSAVRMGFLDKVGGSRVFNELQIILKEADPLPAVFRMAALGLLKYIHPTLTATTHTRTLFTAAGRAINWYELLYTGETCQRWQVYFLCLTADLDRDAMTGICNRLGIPSRYRDVFCDEREEAHSTLNHLERRRSRRSPQPSELYHRLSPFATEVLLYIMAKAASEEVRRWVSLFVTRLRSESTILSGHDLRQMGILPGPRYKEILGVLLDARLNGRVATREDETAFVRRRFLKGVTNDE, from the coding sequence ATGGACGTCATCACCACACACGTCAACGCCGATTTCGACTGCCTGGGGGCCATGATCGCCGCAAGGAAGCTCTATCCCCGCGCTGAACTGGTGTTTGCCGGGTCGCAGGAGAAGAGCCTGCGGGAGTTCTTCGTCCGGAGTGCGGTTTATGCCTATGATTTCAAGCGCATCCGGGACATCGATCTCGCTGCTGTCACCCGCCTCATTCTGGTCGATGTTCGCCAGTCCGAACGGATCGGCCCTTTCGGTGAGGTGGCCCGCCGCGAAGGGGTGGAGGTGCATATCTACGACCACCATCCCGCAGGGCAGGCCGACATCCAGGGCGATCTGGAGACGATCGAGCCGGTCGGTTCGACCGTGACCGTCCTGACCCACATCTTCATGGAACGGGGAATCGTGCCTAACCCCGAGGAAGCCACCATGATGATGCTGGGTCTTTACGAGGACACCGGAGGCCTGCTGTTCAATTCCACCACCCTCAGGGATTTCCAGGCGGCGGCCTATCTCTTCACCCATGGCGCCAATCTCAACACGGTTGCCGACTTCCTTACCCAGGAACTGACCGCCGACCAGGTGACCCTTCTCCACAAGCTCATCGAATCCCGCACGGTCCTGAATGTCCGTGGGATAGACATCTCCATCGCCCATGCCTCGGTAGACCATTTCGTCGGCGACTTGGCGGTGCTGGCTCACAAGCTCAAGGATATGGAGAATCTCGATGCGCTGCTGGTGGTGGTGCGCATGGCGGATCGGATCTTCCTGGTCGGCCGCTCACGGATTCCCGAGGTCCACGTGGGGGAGATCCTCGGCGAATTCGGTGGAGGAGGCCACGCCTTTGCCGCTTCCGGCACGGTGAGGGATCTGACCCTTGTTCAGCTTCTCGACCGTCTCCCCGAGGTTCTCAATCGTCACGTCAATCCCCGATGGGAAGCCCGCCACCTCATGTCGTACCCTGTAAAGAGCGTAGGCAAGGAGGCAACTCTCAATGAGGTCCGAAAGATTCTGACCCGCTACAACATCAACGCCATGCCGGTCATGGATAAGGAGCGGGTGGTCGGCATCATCACTCGCCAACTGGTGGACAAGGCCGTTCACCACGGTCTGGCCGAAGTCCCGGTAAGCGAATACATGACCGGGGATTTTTCTCCGGTGACCCCTTCCACCCCTGTTGCGGATCTGCAGGAGCTGATCGTCGAGCGCAATCAGCGCTTTGTTCCCGTCATCAAAAACGGATCCATGATCGGGGCCGTTACCCGGACCGATCTGTTGCGGCATATGGCCGCCGGAGGCCGGAGCGACGACCGCGGGATATCCATTTCAGGAGGCGCCGCGCTGACGGTCAAGAAAAGGGAAGCGGCCCGTCTCATGCGCGAACAGCTTCCCTCCCGGATTTTTCATATCCTGGAGGAACTGGGGGATGTCGGGGATGCTCTGGGGCAGCATATCTATGCTGTCGGCGGCTTCGTCAGGGATCTGCTGCTGCGCAAGGAAAACCTCGATGTCGATATCGTCGTCGAGGGGGACGGCATCGCCTTTGCCGTCGAATATGCACGCCTCCACGAATGCCGGGTGCGCACCCACAAAAAATTCGGCACCGCTGTCATCATCTTCCCGGACGGATTCAAGATCGATGTCGCCTCCACCCGAACAGAATATTATCTCGAGCCCGGCGCGCTGCCCACTGTGGAGCATGCCTCCATCAAGCTCGATCTGTATCGCCGGGACTTCACCATCAACACACTGGCCATGGCCTTGAACCGGCACCATTTCGGCCGCCTACTCGATTTTTACGGCGCCCAGCGCGATCTGAAGGAAAAGGCCATCCGGGTCCTGCACAACCTCAGTTTCGTAGAGGACCCTACCCGGATGTTCAGGGCCGTGCGCTTCGAGCAGCGCCTCGATTTTCACTTGGGCAAGCATACCGAACACCTGCTGCGCAGCGCGGTGCGCATGGGCTTTCTCGACAAGGTCGGAGGGTCCCGGGTCTTCAATGAACTCCAAATCATTCTCAAAGAGGCCGATCCCCTGCCGGCGGTCTTCCGGATGGCGGCACTGGGACTGCTGAAATACATCCATCCCACCCTGACCGCCACGACGCACACCCGCACACTTTTCACCGCTGCCGGAAGAGCGATCAACTGGTATGAACTGCTTTATACCGGAGAAACATGTCAGCGATGGCAGGTGTACTTCCTCTGTCTGACGGCCGACCTCGATCGCGACGCCATGACCGGCATCTGCAACCGTCTCGGTATCCCAAGCCGTTACCGGGACGTCTTCTGCGATGAACGGGAAGAAGCGCATTCAACCCTGAACCATCTCGAACGACGGCGCTCCCGCAGATCCCCCCAGCCCAGCGAGCTTTACCATCGGCTCAGTCCCTTTGCCACCGAGGTTCTCCTCTACATCATGGCCAAGGCGGCCAGTGAAGAGGTCCGTCGCTGGGTCTCCCTTTTCGTCACGCGGCTGCGATCGGAAAGCACAATTCTCAGCGGACACGACCTGCGGCAGATGGGCATTCTTCCTGGACCCCGCTACAAGGAGATTCTGGGGGTTCTCCTCGATGCCCGCCTCAACGGCCGGGTTGCGACCCGAGAGGATGAAACGGCATTCGTGCGCAGGAGGTTTTTGAAAGGCGTGACGAATGACGAGTGA
- a CDS encoding pseudouridine synthase: MKERLQKIMAAAGLASRREAEKWIAAGRVSVNGRIASLGDSADPEKDRVEVDGRPVGSEGRKYYLLLNKPIGYVSTRSDPEGRPVVTDLVKEIPARLYPVGRLDLNTEGLLLLTNDGALANRLTHPRHQVEKTYLVRVRGTLSRETREHLEGGVLLEDGMTAPARIDKVRTAASHSWFHLTIHEGRNRQVRRMCEAVGFQVSRLKRIRIAFLELDELPSGKFRHLSPQEVARLKKL, from the coding sequence GTGAAAGAACGCCTGCAAAAAATAATGGCTGCCGCCGGTTTGGCTTCGCGCCGGGAGGCGGAAAAGTGGATCGCCGCCGGACGCGTGAGCGTCAATGGCCGGATTGCCTCTCTCGGCGACAGCGCCGATCCGGAAAAAGACCGGGTGGAGGTGGACGGCCGACCTGTCGGAAGCGAGGGGAGAAAATACTACCTCCTTCTCAACAAGCCGATCGGTTACGTCAGCACCCGCAGCGATCCGGAAGGCCGGCCGGTGGTGACCGACCTGGTCAAAGAGATTCCAGCCCGGCTCTATCCAGTGGGCCGCCTTGACCTCAATACCGAAGGCCTGCTGCTTCTGACCAATGACGGCGCACTGGCGAACCGTCTGACTCATCCCCGGCACCAGGTGGAAAAAACATACCTGGTCCGAGTGCGGGGGACCCTCTCCCGGGAGACCCGGGAGCACCTGGAAGGCGGAGTTCTCCTTGAAGACGGCATGACTGCTCCGGCCCGTATCGATAAGGTGCGCACGGCGGCTTCCCACAGCTGGTTTCACCTGACCATTCATGAAGGCCGCAACCGCCAGGTCCGGCGTATGTGCGAGGCGGTCGGCTTCCAGGTAAGCCGCCTCAAGCGCATCCGCATCGCCTTTCTCGAACTCGATGAACTCCCCTCCGGAAAATTCCGCCATCTCTCTCCCCAAGAAGTCGCTCGATTGAAAAAACTTTAG
- a CDS encoding site-2 protease family protein has translation MESILAKISIMIVPALLAVTLHEVAHGYIAERFGDPTARLLGRLTLNPAKHLDPIGTLALLFFGFGWAKPVPINFNNLRSPKQDMIWVALAGPGTNFSLAILSALLLRGVALLTQVFNPEGTDLALMVEPVSLMLGFSLYINIILGVFNLIPIPPLDGGRVMSGLLPQRQAEMLSRLEPFGFVIIIFLIFFTDLWRLVLAPVIYTLVGLLAGSQVLVVERAIHFLFGR, from the coding sequence ATGGAAAGTATCCTTGCAAAAATCTCCATAATGATTGTTCCGGCCTTATTGGCCGTGACCCTGCACGAAGTGGCCCACGGTTACATTGCTGAGCGGTTCGGCGACCCCACGGCCCGCCTTCTGGGTCGTCTCACACTGAATCCCGCCAAGCACCTCGATCCCATCGGCACTCTGGCGCTCCTCTTTTTCGGTTTCGGCTGGGCCAAACCCGTGCCGATCAATTTCAACAACCTGCGCAGCCCTAAACAGGACATGATTTGGGTGGCCCTTGCCGGTCCCGGGACAAACTTCTCCCTGGCGATTCTGTCGGCGCTGCTTCTGAGAGGAGTCGCCCTGTTGACCCAGGTTTTCAATCCGGAGGGGACAGACCTGGCCCTTATGGTGGAGCCGGTCTCCCTGATGCTCGGTTTCAGTCTCTATATCAACATCATTCTGGGTGTTTTCAACCTGATCCCTATCCCGCCCCTCGACGGGGGCCGGGTGATGAGCGGCCTGCTGCCCCAGCGTCAGGCAGAAATGCTGTCCCGCCTCGAACCTTTCGGGTTCGTCATCATCATCTTCCTGATTTTCTTCACCGATCTCTGGCGTCTTGTTCTGGCTCCGGTGATTTACACCCTGGTCGGCCTGCTTGCCGGTTCCCAGGTTCTCGTCGTCGAGAGGGCCATTCACTTTCTTTTCGGACGCTGA
- a CDS encoding dihydroorotate dehydrogenase electron transfer subunit, producing MNNYRTKILSNQEISPGYFRMRILAPGFGETARPGQFIMFRVQLSQSPLLRRPFGVFRTGFLPPDCEGQPEKEYLEILYKVVGSGTGIMSELHEGDRVEVLGPLGKGFDLEAAAGEKILVGGGIGLVPLYMLARKLTETGRVRLLMGGRTRDDILAVTEFERLGVETYVSTDDGSLGEEGLVTNVLERKLDKYPDAVVYACGPMPMLEAVQRICTRRGTPLQVSLEALMACGVGACLGCVVKGSGHSEETPRYLCTCKEGPVFRAEQLDWSRAGEENGYCEGCKS from the coding sequence ATGAATAATTACAGAACGAAGATCCTCTCCAACCAGGAGATTTCGCCCGGCTACTTTCGGATGCGCATCCTTGCTCCGGGATTCGGGGAGACGGCTCGTCCGGGGCAGTTCATCATGTTCCGGGTCCAACTCTCCCAGTCCCCTCTTCTGCGCCGACCCTTCGGCGTTTTTCGCACCGGTTTTCTCCCTCCCGACTGCGAGGGGCAGCCGGAGAAAGAATATCTCGAGATCCTCTACAAGGTCGTGGGCTCCGGCACCGGGATCATGAGCGAACTCCACGAGGGGGACCGGGTTGAGGTCCTGGGGCCCCTGGGCAAGGGATTCGATCTCGAAGCGGCGGCAGGGGAGAAGATTCTGGTAGGGGGTGGCATCGGCCTGGTCCCTCTCTACATGCTGGCTCGTAAATTAACCGAAACCGGCAGGGTACGATTGCTGATGGGCGGCCGCACCCGCGACGATATCCTTGCCGTCACCGAGTTCGAGCGCCTGGGGGTGGAGACTTACGTTTCCACGGACGACGGCAGCCTCGGTGAGGAGGGTCTGGTTACAAACGTGCTTGAGCGCAAGCTCGACAAGTATCCGGACGCCGTGGTTTACGCCTGCGGTCCCATGCCGATGCTCGAGGCGGTGCAGCGGATCTGTACCCGGCGCGGCACTCCCCTTCAGGTCTCGCTGGAGGCGCTCATGGCCTGCGGAGTAGGCGCCTGCCTGGGTTGCGTGGTCAAGGGATCCGGTCACTCCGAAGAGACCCCCCGTTACCTGTGCACCTGCAAGGAAGGGCCGGTGTTCCGGGCCGAGCAGCTGGACTGGAGCAGGGCAGGGGAGGAGAACGGATACTGTGAGGGGTGCAAATCTTAA
- the scpB gene encoding SMC-Scp complex subunit ScpB: protein MDTAELKAVVESLVFVSEAPITPERIAEALDVEKKRVLQALEDLVQEYARSRRGFILSEAAEGFQFRSRPEHAEWIRRLGKSRPFKFSRAALESLAIVAYRQPITRAEIEYLRGVDSGGVLKTLLDKHLIRILGKKDVPGRPLMYGTTREFLEVFGLRDLTGLPTLKEFSELAPETLQEE, encoded by the coding sequence TTGGATACGGCTGAACTGAAAGCGGTGGTGGAGAGCCTGGTTTTCGTTTCCGAGGCGCCGATAACTCCCGAGCGCATTGCCGAGGCCTTGGACGTTGAGAAGAAAAGAGTGCTCCAGGCTCTGGAAGATCTGGTACAGGAATACGCTCGAAGCCGGCGCGGTTTCATCCTCTCCGAGGCAGCCGAAGGGTTCCAGTTCCGCAGCCGCCCCGAACATGCCGAATGGATCCGGCGTCTGGGCAAGAGCCGCCCTTTTAAATTCTCCCGCGCCGCCCTGGAGAGCCTGGCGATCGTTGCCTACCGGCAGCCGATCACCCGCGCCGAAATCGAATATCTTCGGGGGGTCGATTCGGGAGGGGTGCTCAAGACCCTGCTCGACAAACACCTCATTCGGATACTGGGTAAAAAGGATGTCCCCGGCCGCCCTCTGATGTACGGCACCACCCGGGAGTTCCTGGAGGTTTTCGGCCTTCGAGACCTCACCGGTCTGCCCACCCTGAAAGAGTTCAGCGAACTGGCCCCCGAGACCCTGCAGGAAGAATAA